The proteins below are encoded in one region of Vulpes lagopus strain Blue_001 chromosome 10, ASM1834538v1, whole genome shotgun sequence:
- the LOC121500337 gene encoding LOW QUALITY PROTEIN: olfactory receptor 8B4-like (The sequence of the model RefSeq protein was modified relative to this genomic sequence to represent the inferred CDS: inserted 1 base in 1 codon), with protein MTLRNSSSATEFILVGLSEQAELQLPLFLLFLGIYVFTVVGNMGLITLIGLNSSLHTPMYFFLFNLSFIDLCYASVFTPKMLNGFVSENIISYVGCMTQLFFFCFFINSECYVLVSMAYDRYVAICNPLLYMVIMSPQVCSLLMFGSYVIGFAGAMAHTGSILRLTFCNSNIIYHYLCEVLPLLQLSCTSTHVNEFLFFIMXGVVITISSISIFISYALILSNILRIPSAEGRSKAFSSCGSHIIAVALFFGSGAFTYLTTSFPGSMDQGKFASVFYTNVVPMLNPFIYSLRNKDVKLALGKTLRRVLL; from the exons ATGACTCTGAGAAACAGCTCCTCAGCAACTGAGTTTATCCTAGTGGGATTATCAGAACAGGCAGAGCTCCAGCTAcccctcttcctcttgttcttagGGATATATGTGTTTACTGTGGTGGGCAATATGGGGTTGATCACCTTAATTGGGCTGAATTCTAGCCTTCATACTCCAATGTACTTTTTCCTCTTCAACTTGTCTTTTATAGACCTCTGTTATGCCAGTGTGTTTACCCCTAAAATGCTGAATGGTTTTGTGTCAGAAAATATCATCTCTTATGTGGGATGCATGACTCAGCTattcttcttctgtttctttatcaATTCTGAATGCTATGTGTTGGTATCAATGGCCTATGATCGCTATGTGGCTATCTGCAACCCTCTGCTGTACATGGTCATCATGTCCCCACAGGTTTGTTCTCTGCTGATGTTTGGTTCATACGTGATAGGGTTTGCTGGAGCTATGGCCCACACTGGAAGCATATTGAGACTGACGTTCTGTAATTCCAACATCATCTACCATTATCTGTGTGAAGTTCTTCCTCTCTTGCAGCTCTCTTGCACCAGCACCCATGTCAATGAGTTCCTGTTTTTTATTA TGGGAGTGGTCATCACAATATCCAGCATCAGCATCTTCATCTCTTATGCACTGATTCTCTCTAATATCCTCCGTATTCCTTCTGCTGAGGGCAGGTCCAAAGCCTTTAGCTCATGTGGCTCTCACATTATtgctgttgctttgttttttgggtCAGGGGCATTCACCTATTTAACAACCTCTTTTCCTGGATCTATGGACCAGGGTAAATTTGCCTCAGTCTTTTATACCAATGTGGTTCCCATGCTTAACCCTTTTATCTACAGTTTGAGGAATAAGGATGTGAAACTTGCCCTGGGTAAAACCCTGAGAAGAGTGCTTCTCTGA